Genomic window (Aquimarina sp. BL5):
TTTAGAGATGGGAAGTTTGGTAAAGATTACGGTTTAGAAATTGTTGACGGTCCAATGAAAGGACTTCACTCTAGAGCAGTTATTGTAGTGAATGAAGAAGGTACAATTGTACATACAGAACAAGTACCAGAAATTGCGCAAGAGCCTAATTATGCTGAAGCGATTAAAACACTGGCATAATTCTCTTATATGAGTAAAGCTTCTAATTTTATTACTGGTAGGATACGAGGTTGTGGATATGCATTAAAAGGAGCATTGATATTACTTAAAACTGAACCAAGTATACAAGTACAGGCTGTCATAGCGATTATTATGACAGCCTTAGGTTTTTATATGAATATAACTGCGACCGAATGGATTTTACAAACTTTTGCTATTGGGCTTGTAATGAGTATTGAAGGACTAAATACTACGGTAGAAGCAATTGCAGATTTTATTCATCCTGATTTTCACAATAAAATTGGTTTTATTAAAGATATTGCGGCAGGAGCAGTTTTTATAGCGGCAATAGTAGCTGTTGTTGTTGGTTGTATTATTTATGTTCCGTATTTATTCTAGAAAATTTTTTTTCCATTTTTACGTTCCAATATAGATATTCGTATTTTTGCGATAACACATCCAAAAAATGGCAAAAAAAAAAGCAACAACAAAAAGGAAAACCACAAAAAAACCTAAAACTCCTTTAAAAGAAAGACTTACTTTATCAAGACAGCAAAAAGTTGTTTTGGGTAGTTTCTTATTCTTTTTAGGAATAGCATTATTCTTTGCTTTTGTGTCGTTTTTCTTTAATTGGAAAATAGATCAAAGTGAAATTTCTCAATTTCCGAGTAGAACTTCTTCGGCAAAAAATTGGCTGAGTATTTCAGGTGCTAAAGTGAGTGATTTTTTTATTTTTAAAGGTTTTGGTATTTCAGCTTTAATTCTTCCTGTTCTTATTTCTCTGACAGGGGTTTACTTGTTTTTTGACTTGAACAGAAAGAAATTAGCGGGATTCTGGTTTTGGGGAACACTAGTAATGTTATGGATTTCTGTGATTTTCGGATTTGTACAAAAAGAGAGTGGTTTACTTGCAGGGATTATAGGGTATGAAGTTAATGACTTTATGCAAGATTATATTGGATTTATAGGGACCGTATTGGTATTGGCTTTTTTCGCTATTGTTTATATTGTTGTGCGTTTACGATATACTCCAGAAAAGATATCTGCTTCTTTAAAAAAGACACAAACAGAAATTACAAAGGATTATCAATCTGGTAAAAAGATTAAT
Coding sequences:
- a CDS encoding diacylglycerol kinase; translated protein: MSKASNFITGRIRGCGYALKGALILLKTEPSIQVQAVIAIIMTALGFYMNITATEWILQTFAIGLVMSIEGLNTTVEAIADFIHPDFHNKIGFIKDIAAGAVFIAAIVAVVVGCIIYVPYLF